A single region of the Microlunatus panaciterrae genome encodes:
- a CDS encoding serine hydrolase domain-containing protein, whose translation MIDITQALPRSEPEEQHISSAGILSFLDGLQEQGIELHSLMVLRHGTVVAEGWWQPYQPDGIHLLYSLSKSFTATAAGFAIAEGLLSLDDKVLAFFPDQAPAAPSDFQRRLELRHLLSMATGHREDTLERAITVDPEDWVRGFLSIQPEEEPGSIFAYNNGATFMVSAIVQQVTGQRVLNYLRPRLLHPLGITDAYWQQDPQGRNIGYSGLHLSTESIARFGQLFLQGGQWQGEQLLPEGWAELASTIHVANDQEENPDWSQGYGFQFWRGRHGTYRGDGAYGQFSVVMPEQDAVLATTSATENMQAILDLAWTRLLPAMHDSAPAAQPGAAAELAERLANLAIAPVDAADDAAASASTATVWLPSPSQQPVNAPPIERVTVEAVDDEFQLTLALDGADYELRCRPGCWTENKTGLIPMLGDAAEASGGWTGADTFTAEIAFTRTPHRLQVTCRTGETGGVFELGWNAIPLGSVR comes from the coding sequence ATGATCGACATCACGCAGGCGCTGCCGCGGAGCGAACCGGAAGAACAGCACATCAGCTCGGCCGGGATCCTGAGCTTTCTCGACGGCCTCCAGGAGCAGGGCATCGAGCTGCACAGCCTGATGGTGCTGAGGCATGGGACCGTGGTCGCCGAGGGCTGGTGGCAGCCGTACCAGCCCGACGGCATCCACCTGCTCTACTCGCTCAGCAAGAGCTTCACGGCGACCGCGGCGGGGTTCGCGATCGCCGAGGGGCTGCTGTCGCTCGACGACAAGGTGCTGGCCTTCTTCCCCGACCAGGCACCCGCGGCACCCTCGGACTTCCAGCGGCGGCTGGAGCTCCGGCATCTGCTCAGCATGGCCACCGGCCATCGCGAGGACACCCTGGAGCGTGCCATCACCGTGGACCCGGAGGACTGGGTCAGGGGCTTCCTGTCGATCCAGCCGGAGGAGGAGCCGGGGTCGATCTTCGCCTACAACAACGGCGCCACCTTCATGGTGTCCGCGATCGTCCAGCAGGTCACCGGGCAGCGCGTGCTCAACTACCTGCGGCCCCGGCTGCTGCACCCGCTCGGGATCACCGACGCCTACTGGCAGCAGGATCCCCAGGGACGCAACATCGGCTACTCGGGGCTGCATCTGAGCACCGAATCCATCGCCCGCTTCGGCCAGCTCTTCCTCCAGGGCGGCCAGTGGCAGGGCGAACAGCTGCTGCCCGAAGGGTGGGCCGAGCTGGCCAGCACCATTCACGTGGCCAACGACCAGGAGGAGAACCCGGACTGGAGCCAGGGGTACGGCTTCCAGTTCTGGCGCGGCCGGCATGGCACCTATCGTGGTGACGGCGCGTACGGTCAGTTCAGTGTGGTGATGCCCGAGCAGGACGCGGTGCTGGCCACCACCTCTGCCACCGAGAACATGCAGGCCATCCTCGATCTCGCCTGGACCCGGCTGCTTCCGGCCATGCACGACTCGGCCCCGGCGGCACAGCCGGGTGCGGCCGCAGAGCTGGCTGAACGGCTCGCCAACCTGGCCATCGCGCCGGTCGACGCCGCCGACGATGCGGCTGCGAGCGCCTCGACAGCCACGGTGTGGCTGCCGTCACCCAGTCAGCAGCCGGTGAACGCCCCGCCCATCGAGCGGGTCACCGTCGAGGCGGTCGACGACGAGTTCCAACTGACGCTCGCCCTGGACGGAGCCGACTACGAGCTGCGGTGTCGGCCGGGCTGTTGGACGGAGAACAAGACCGGTCTCATCCCGATGCTGGGAGACGCGGCGGAGGCGAGTGGGGGCTGGACGGGTGCCGACACGTTCACTGCCGAGATCGCCTTCACCCGGACTCCCCACCGGTTGCAGGTGACCTGCCGGACCGGCGAGACGGGAGGAGTCTTCGAGCTCGGCTGGAACGCCATCCCGCTCGGCTCCGTTCGCTGA
- a CDS encoding FGGY-family carbohydrate kinase has protein sequence MSPLTQILSIDQGTTNSKAVLVADDGTVIARGTAPVSLTLPRPGWVEQDAEEIWASVLQAVGRCLAAGGRAADVRAVALSNQRESVLAWRRSDGAPLGPVIGWQDRRTTEWCTSISTPANATLVQQSTGLPIDAMFSAPKIRWLLELAKQAGTPLADVCVGTVDSWLIWKLTAAAEHLTEAGNASRTLLYDVRRLGWDDTLLDLFDVPRSVLPEVRASNAGFGRVSGVPGLPDGLPVIAVLADSHAALYGQGCTTVGSAKATYGTGSSVMTPTQSLQLGQSAVPSTLAWVTDRPTYAVEGNILSSGAALAWMANILGLGDVAALGPLAEQVHHSGGVTFVPAFSGLGAPHWDRSAVAQLTGMSQATLPAHLARAALEAVAHQVCDVVAAMERSGDLHIDVLRADGGATRSELLMQIQADLLGRPVAVSDLAEVSAIGAALLAWHTLGVGTADRSEELGHRFTPALDADARDRARQSWARAVAGSRGCPDSR, from the coding sequence TTGAGTCCGCTGACCCAGATCTTGTCCATCGACCAGGGCACCACCAATTCCAAGGCGGTCCTGGTCGCCGATGACGGTACGGTCATCGCCCGGGGCACAGCCCCCGTCTCGCTGACGCTGCCGAGGCCAGGATGGGTGGAGCAGGACGCCGAGGAGATCTGGGCGAGCGTGCTGCAGGCCGTCGGACGCTGCCTCGCCGCCGGTGGGCGGGCCGCCGACGTCCGGGCGGTGGCGCTGTCCAACCAGCGCGAGTCGGTGCTGGCGTGGCGTCGCAGCGATGGCGCACCCCTTGGACCGGTGATCGGCTGGCAGGACCGGCGCACCACGGAGTGGTGCACCTCCATCTCGACCCCGGCGAATGCGACGCTGGTGCAGCAATCCACCGGGTTGCCGATCGACGCGATGTTCTCCGCGCCGAAGATCCGCTGGCTGCTGGAACTGGCCAAGCAGGCGGGGACGCCACTGGCCGACGTCTGCGTCGGGACGGTCGACTCCTGGCTGATCTGGAAGCTCACTGCGGCCGCCGAGCACCTGACCGAGGCGGGGAACGCGTCGCGCACCCTGCTCTACGACGTCCGCCGGCTCGGCTGGGACGACACCCTGCTCGACCTGTTCGACGTGCCGCGCTCCGTACTTCCGGAGGTGCGTGCCTCCAACGCCGGCTTCGGCCGCGTCTCGGGCGTTCCGGGGCTGCCGGACGGTCTGCCGGTGATCGCTGTGCTGGCGGACTCGCACGCCGCGCTGTATGGCCAGGGCTGCACCACCGTGGGCAGCGCCAAGGCCACCTACGGCACCGGCTCGTCGGTCATGACGCCGACCCAGAGCCTCCAGCTCGGGCAGTCGGCGGTGCCCTCGACGCTGGCCTGGGTCACGGATAGACCCACGTACGCGGTGGAGGGCAACATCCTGTCCTCGGGTGCCGCGCTGGCCTGGATGGCGAACATCCTGGGGCTGGGCGATGTCGCTGCCCTCGGCCCCCTCGCCGAGCAGGTCCACCACTCCGGCGGGGTCACCTTCGTGCCGGCCTTCTCCGGTCTCGGAGCCCCGCACTGGGACCGCTCGGCCGTCGCCCAGCTGACCGGCATGAGCCAGGCGACCCTTCCCGCGCACCTGGCCCGGGCGGCCCTGGAGGCGGTTGCGCATCAGGTGTGCGACGTGGTGGCGGCCATGGAACGCTCCGGCGACCTGCACATCGACGTATTGAGAGCCGACGGCGGCGCCACCCGTTCAGAGCTTCTGATGCAGATCCAGGCGGACCTGCTCGGCCGGCCGGTCGCGGTCTCCGACCTCGCGGAGGTATCGGCCATCGGGGCGGCCCTGCTGGCCTGGCACACCCTCGGAGTGGGGACGGCCGACCGGTCCGAGGAGCTGGGCCACCGGTTCACGCCCGCGCTGGACGCCGACGCGCGCGACCGGGCCCGGCAGTCCTGGGCCCGGGCTGTGGCCGGCTCGCGTGGCTGCCCCGATTCGCGATAG
- a CDS encoding TIM barrel protein → MSELPVFGAGIWHFATYKDRYATDGYGPEVGLLEQIDRAGAVGDLSVVDLNYPFVGFDGTLAEVNAALARNGLRAIAITPEIYTRTFMKGSFTNPDPRIRQQALELMHEATAVAKQLGCDYVKLWTGQDGWDYPFQVNHHDLWNLALDGLKELVSAHPEINFVIEYKPREPRVKIIFPSAARTLLGIEKIGLPNLGILLDFGHSLYGLESPADAAQLAIDYGRLFAIDVNDNMRGWDDDMVVGSVHLVETFEFFHTLRRNGWQGVWQLDQFPFREDSVEAARLAIRFLKAIHRALDVIDDDALAEAQSRHDALAAHRLVQDALLTSMAGLESPR, encoded by the coding sequence ATGAGTGAGCTACCTGTGTTCGGTGCCGGCATCTGGCACTTCGCCACCTACAAGGACCGCTACGCCACCGACGGCTACGGGCCCGAGGTGGGACTGCTCGAGCAGATCGACCGAGCCGGAGCCGTCGGGGACCTGTCCGTGGTCGACCTGAACTACCCGTTCGTCGGTTTCGACGGAACGCTGGCGGAGGTCAACGCGGCGCTGGCCCGGAACGGGCTGCGGGCCATCGCCATCACCCCGGAGATCTACACCCGGACCTTCATGAAGGGTTCCTTCACCAACCCCGACCCCAGAATCCGTCAGCAGGCGCTGGAGCTGATGCACGAGGCCACCGCGGTGGCCAAGCAGCTCGGCTGCGACTACGTCAAGCTGTGGACCGGACAGGACGGCTGGGACTACCCCTTCCAGGTCAATCACCATGATCTGTGGAACCTCGCCCTGGATGGTCTCAAGGAGCTCGTCTCGGCCCATCCGGAGATCAACTTCGTGATCGAGTACAAGCCGCGCGAGCCGCGGGTCAAGATCATCTTCCCGTCGGCGGCGCGCACTCTGCTGGGTATCGAGAAGATCGGGCTGCCGAACCTGGGCATCCTGCTCGACTTCGGCCACTCACTGTACGGACTGGAGTCCCCGGCCGACGCTGCCCAGCTCGCCATCGACTACGGTCGGCTGTTTGCGATCGATGTGAACGACAACATGCGCGGCTGGGATGACGACATGGTGGTCGGTTCGGTGCATCTGGTCGAGACGTTCGAGTTCTTCCACACGCTGCGACGCAACGGCTGGCAGGGCGTCTGGCAGCTCGACCAGTTCCCGTTCCGTGAGGACAGCGTCGAGGCGGCGAGGCTGGCGATCCGCTTCCTCAAGGCGATCCACCGAGCCCTGGACGTGATCGACGACGACGCGCTGGCCGAGGCACAGTCCCGGCACGACGCGCTCGCGGCGCACCGGCTGGTCCAGGACGCGCTGCTGACGTCGATGGCGGGACTGGAGTCACCGCGATGA
- a CDS encoding Lrp/AsnC family transcriptional regulator, whose amino-acid sequence MDDSDRAILGCLLRNARATYAQIGSEVGLSASAVKRRVDALTRRGVIRGFTVVIDPDALGWRTEAYVQLYCRGNVSPEALQRVLAEVPEVVSASTVSGSADALVHMVAADVRQLERAIERIRRAPWIEQSVSDIVLSRIIERPTGPQLG is encoded by the coding sequence ATGGACGACAGCGACCGGGCGATCCTCGGCTGCCTGCTGAGGAACGCCCGCGCGACCTATGCGCAGATCGGCTCCGAGGTGGGGTTGTCGGCGTCGGCGGTGAAGAGGCGGGTGGACGCGCTGACCCGCCGGGGCGTGATCCGAGGGTTCACCGTAGTGATCGACCCGGATGCTCTGGGATGGCGCACCGAGGCGTACGTCCAGCTCTACTGCCGAGGCAACGTCTCGCCGGAGGCGTTGCAGCGGGTGCTGGCCGAGGTGCCGGAGGTTGTCAGCGCCAGCACCGTGTCCGGCAGCGCTGACGCGCTCGTGCACATGGTGGCGGCGGATGTCCGCCAACTCGAGCGCGCGATCGAACGCATCCGCCGCGCTCCGTGGATCGAGCAGTCGGTGAGCGACATCGTGCTGTCGCGCATCATCGAGCGTCCAACCGGCCCTCAGCTGGGCTGA
- a CDS encoding toll/interleukin-1 receptor domain-containing protein — protein sequence MVRAFENVGGLENPGGLVVVGSPSVFLSYRRAESQHLAGRLADLIQDQFPGTTVFLDVESIAPATDFAAEIEHAVAGSAVMIAVIGPTWATTTDQTGVRRIMDPGDFVAQELRAASARGIPVLPLLDVGARMPTRSELPGDLQGFSTRQAIRLHRDVPFAHDMAPLLTLLHQRLAQPGPAGAVPPPRPRSQPARPRWVAALTVGLAVLLVLAGLGYGAYRLATPLLQTYSLSGRWRADTTLSGTSIDLYRVDRLRNVISLQLLLRNRGSDAFTFAFPYGTATVVDDANHSYDPDPFQTDWQTSVPAGAKRNVTLRLDGTLEGDPRSLTLHLTYQSRFEDPGTLRSAEVVGIPVPQPS from the coding sequence ATGGTCAGGGCTTTCGAGAATGTCGGAGGTCTCGAGAATCCGGGAGGGCTTGTGGTCGTCGGGTCGCCGTCGGTGTTCCTGAGCTATCGGCGCGCCGAGAGCCAGCATCTGGCCGGCCGGCTGGCGGATCTGATCCAGGACCAGTTCCCCGGCACCACCGTCTTCCTGGACGTCGAGTCCATCGCGCCGGCCACCGACTTCGCCGCTGAGATCGAGCACGCCGTCGCCGGGTCAGCGGTGATGATCGCCGTTATCGGTCCCACCTGGGCGACGACGACCGACCAGACCGGTGTGCGGCGGATCATGGACCCCGGCGACTTCGTGGCCCAGGAGCTGCGGGCCGCCTCGGCCCGCGGCATCCCGGTGCTGCCGTTGCTCGACGTCGGCGCCAGGATGCCGACCCGGTCCGAGCTTCCGGGCGACCTGCAGGGCTTCAGCACCCGGCAGGCGATCCGGTTGCACCGCGATGTGCCCTTCGCCCATGACATGGCCCCGCTGTTGACGCTGCTGCATCAGCGGCTGGCCCAGCCTGGGCCCGCCGGGGCCGTGCCGCCACCCCGTCCCCGGTCCCAACCAGCCCGGCCTCGCTGGGTGGCCGCGCTGACCGTCGGGTTGGCCGTGCTGTTGGTCCTAGCGGGGCTCGGCTACGGCGCCTATCGGCTCGCCACCCCATTACTCCAGACCTACTCGTTGTCCGGCCGATGGCGGGCGGACACCACGCTGTCGGGCACGTCGATCGACTTATACCGGGTCGACCGACTCCGAAACGTCATCTCCCTCCAGCTGCTGCTGCGCAACCGCGGTTCCGACGCCTTCACCTTCGCCTTCCCGTACGGAACGGCCACCGTGGTCGACGACGCCAACCACAGTTATGACCCCGACCCGTTCCAGACCGACTGGCAAACATCCGTTCCGGCCGGCGCCAAACGCAATGTGACGCTCAGGCTGGATGGCACGTTGGAGGGAGACCCGCGTTCGCTTACGCTGCACCTCACCTACCAGTCCAGGTTCGAGGACCCGGGGACTCTGCGGTCGGCCGAGGTGGTCGGCATCCCTGTCCCTCAGCCCAGCTGA
- a CDS encoding sugar-binding domain-containing protein, giving the protein MSPSNPSPLRQPLVDGQVRLMTKVAHMYHEQGIRQAEIAAALHISQARVSRLLKKAGEVGIVRTIVVMSQGVHTDLEEALEKKYGLLEAVVVDVEGDDDLILHGLGSAGATYLETTLTGGERVGISSWSETLLSIVDRMRPFKTPGADSVIQLVGGVGVSSVQSQATKLVTQLAALIGANPTFVPAPGLVGSQSIRDSLLNDPAMGQVAREWANLTVALVGIGSLRPSPMLKDSGNAIAQDDQEALLRAGAVGDVCTRFFTADGKLLESDLDSRIVGISAEDFRAIPRRIGLAGGERKHQAIRAAVTGGWVNVLVTDVGTARALTQD; this is encoded by the coding sequence GTGTCCCCATCCAACCCCTCGCCCCTGCGGCAGCCGCTGGTCGACGGCCAGGTCCGGCTGATGACCAAGGTCGCGCACATGTACCACGAGCAGGGCATCCGTCAGGCCGAGATCGCGGCTGCGCTGCACATCTCCCAGGCGCGGGTGTCACGGCTGCTGAAGAAGGCCGGCGAGGTCGGCATCGTCCGGACGATCGTGGTCATGTCGCAGGGGGTGCATACCGACCTGGAGGAGGCGCTGGAGAAGAAGTACGGGCTGCTGGAGGCTGTGGTCGTCGACGTGGAGGGAGACGACGACCTGATCCTGCACGGTCTGGGATCTGCAGGTGCCACCTACCTGGAGACAACGCTGACGGGCGGCGAACGGGTCGGCATCTCGTCCTGGAGTGAGACCCTGCTCTCCATCGTGGACCGGATGCGGCCGTTCAAGACACCGGGCGCCGACTCGGTGATCCAGTTGGTCGGCGGTGTCGGGGTGTCGTCGGTCCAGAGCCAGGCGACCAAGCTGGTCACCCAGCTGGCCGCCTTGATCGGGGCCAACCCGACCTTCGTCCCCGCGCCCGGCCTGGTGGGCTCGCAGTCGATCCGGGACAGTCTGCTGAATGACCCCGCAATGGGCCAGGTGGCCCGGGAATGGGCCAACCTCACTGTTGCCCTGGTGGGGATCGGGAGTCTGCGGCCCTCACCGATGCTCAAGGACAGCGGCAACGCCATCGCCCAGGACGACCAGGAGGCGCTACTCAGGGCCGGCGCCGTGGGTGACGTCTGCACACGGTTCTTCACCGCCGACGGCAAGCTGCTGGAGAGTGACCTCGACTCGCGGATCGTGGGCATCTCCGCCGAGGACTTCCGCGCGATCCCCCGACGGATCGGCCTCGCCGGCGGAGAACGCAAACACCAGGCGATCCGGGCCGCTGTCACCGGTGGCTGGGTCAACGTCCTGGTCACCGACGTCGGCACTGCTCGGGCACTGACCCAGGACTGA
- a CDS encoding aminoglycoside phosphotransferase family protein — MSVSADDLPELVRRKLAHQGVAGLVWLAALPDVVSELERAWSITVGRPMPGGSTSFVAVARTDDGSRAVLKVALPGHSLGMQADTLRRADGRGYARLLGHQPAHEAILLEGLGTSMDRLDLSPERMIELLCQTLRQAWQVPAAGKSARPEEEKAAALGRFVQQAWEEQDHPCSERVIALALEYADRRAAAFSLDRSVVAHGDPHPANALAVGSAREGAESGFVFVDPDGFLCDRGYDLGVILRDWRDDLAAGHAPVVAQHYCQLLAQHSGVSADVIWEWGFLERVSTGLYARAFGAADLGQSYLDSAESLL; from the coding sequence ATGTCCGTCTCGGCTGACGACCTGCCCGAGCTGGTGCGCCGCAAGCTCGCCCACCAGGGGGTGGCCGGCCTGGTCTGGCTGGCGGCGCTGCCGGACGTGGTCTCCGAGCTGGAGCGCGCCTGGTCGATCACCGTCGGCCGGCCGATGCCCGGCGGCAGCACCTCCTTCGTCGCGGTCGCCCGGACCGACGACGGGTCACGCGCCGTGCTCAAGGTCGCCCTGCCTGGGCACAGCCTGGGGATGCAGGCCGACACCCTTCGACGCGCCGACGGACGAGGCTACGCCCGCCTGTTGGGGCATCAGCCCGCCCATGAGGCCATCCTCCTCGAGGGTCTCGGAACGTCGATGGACCGGCTCGATCTGTCACCCGAACGGATGATCGAACTGCTCTGCCAGACCCTCCGGCAGGCGTGGCAGGTCCCGGCCGCGGGCAAGAGCGCCCGTCCGGAGGAGGAGAAAGCCGCCGCCCTCGGCCGGTTCGTCCAGCAGGCCTGGGAGGAGCAGGACCATCCGTGTTCGGAACGGGTGATCGCCCTGGCGCTGGAGTATGCCGATCGCCGCGCGGCGGCGTTCTCCCTGGATCGCAGCGTGGTGGCCCATGGGGACCCGCATCCGGCCAACGCTCTCGCGGTCGGTTCGGCGAGGGAGGGCGCTGAGTCCGGGTTCGTCTTCGTCGATCCGGATGGCTTCCTCTGCGACCGTGGCTACGATCTCGGCGTGATCCTTCGCGACTGGCGGGACGACCTGGCCGCGGGCCACGCGCCGGTTGTCGCCCAGCACTACTGCCAGCTGTTGGCTCAGCACTCCGGTGTGTCGGCTGACGTGATCTGGGAGTGGGGCTTCCTGGAACGCGTGTCCACTGGCCTCTACGCCCGCGCCTTCGGAGCAGCTGATCTTGGCCAGAGCTATCTCGACAGTGCGGAATCCCTGCTGTGA
- a CDS encoding nucleoside hydrolase, translated as MPQRRRVIINTDAKNEADDQFAIVHGLLSPSLDIRGVIPAHFGTRRSERSMEESREEVDLLVKLLRMEGQVPVANGAAVPLADESTPRDSPGARLIITEAMASTADDPLFVSFLGPLTDMASAILLEPEIVNRNVTVIWIGGREHGTGGYQTTVEFNLSNDIAAANVVFDSGIDLWQVPSSVYSMCSVGYAELEERIGGCGELGRYLITQLVDWNARHHGEPIESRSLGDSPAIALMLYPRGAVSREVPAPRFGAEGGYLPGSGHPIRLVESVDVRFMLEDMFAKIRRFAREPRDPDAS; from the coding sequence ATGCCGCAGCGACGTCGAGTCATCATCAACACTGACGCGAAGAATGAGGCGGACGACCAGTTCGCCATCGTGCATGGACTGCTCTCTCCTTCACTGGACATCCGCGGGGTCATTCCTGCGCACTTCGGCACCCGTCGCTCAGAACGGAGCATGGAGGAGTCGCGGGAAGAGGTCGACCTGCTGGTGAAGCTGCTCCGGATGGAGGGCCAGGTGCCGGTCGCGAACGGTGCAGCGGTCCCTCTCGCCGACGAGTCGACCCCGAGGGACTCGCCTGGGGCACGTCTGATCATCACCGAGGCGATGGCCAGCACTGCCGACGACCCGCTGTTCGTCAGCTTCCTCGGACCGTTGACTGACATGGCCTCGGCCATCCTGCTCGAGCCGGAGATCGTGAACCGCAACGTCACGGTGATCTGGATCGGTGGCCGTGAGCACGGCACGGGCGGCTATCAGACGACGGTCGAGTTCAACCTGTCCAACGACATCGCCGCCGCCAATGTCGTGTTCGACTCCGGCATCGACCTCTGGCAGGTGCCGAGCAGTGTCTACTCGATGTGCTCAGTCGGCTATGCCGAGCTGGAGGAGCGGATCGGCGGCTGCGGAGAACTCGGCCGATACCTCATCACCCAGCTGGTCGACTGGAACGCGCGCCACCACGGTGAGCCGATCGAGTCCCGGTCGCTGGGCGACTCTCCGGCGATCGCCCTGATGCTGTACCCCAGGGGAGCGGTGTCGCGTGAGGTGCCCGCCCCCCGGTTCGGAGCGGAGGGCGGCTACCTGCCCGGTTCGGGGCACCCGATCCGGCTGGTCGAGTCCGTCGACGTGCGCTTCATGCTCGAGGACATGTTCGCCAAGATCAGACGTTTCGCGCGCGAGCCGCGCGACCCCGATGCCTCCTGA